One stretch of Nicotiana tabacum cultivar K326 chromosome 18, ASM71507v2, whole genome shotgun sequence DNA includes these proteins:
- the LOC107832011 gene encoding methyl-CpG-binding domain-containing protein 5-like has translation MLDSFNASHSPMAGNAVSSNFPDSVNVNGDFPDDCLPPDPLLQSGTYIHADSNATVENTPERSLLDEPHVSDPMPAAAATESTAEIQTVSTELVTPKRRLNKSVEVTSERPSWLPENWKIEMRVRTSGATAGSTDRYFFEPVSGRKFRSKVEVLYFLETGGKRKKGNTGSEATPSETSKSQKQKKGGSKSKKITSFYFDSGNPPHSVCWVQTDGFADTWAPSCNGGVIPERRRQEWDAVFSSVSQLRRGNV, from the exons ATGCTCGACTCGTTCAACGCTTCCCACTCTCCAATGGCCGGAAACGCCGTCTCATCCAACTTCCCGGATTCCGTCAACGTTAACGGCGACTTCCCCGATGATTGTTTACCGCCGGATCCGCTGTTACAGTCCGGCACCTACATCCACGCCGATTCAAACGCAACCGTTGAGAACACACCGGAGAGGAGTCTACTAGATGAACCGCACGTGTCCGATCCAATGCCGGCGGCGGCGGCGACGGAAAGTACGGCGGAGATTCAAACGGTGTCGACTGAGCTGGTAACGCCTAAGCGGCGGCTGAATAAATCGGTGGAGGTAACGTCGGAGAGGCCGAGCTGGTTGCCTGAGAATTGGAAGATTGAAATGAGAGTTCGGACTTCTGGCGCTACAGCTGGATCTACTGATAGA TACTTTTTTGAACCAGTGTCAGGGCGTAAATTTCGGTCAAAAGTTGAGGTACTTTATTTCCTGGAAACAGGTGGCAAGCGCAAGAAGGGAAACACTGGCAGTGAAGCTACA CCATCTGAAACCTCTAAGAGCCAAAAACAGAAGAAGGGTGGCTCAAAATCCAAGAAAATCACCTCTTTTTACTTCGATTCTGGGAATCCACCACATAGTGTATGCTGGGTTCAAACGGATGGTTTTGCAGATACCTGGGCACCCTCTTGTAACGGTGGCGTGATTCCTGAACGCAGAAGACAAGAATGGGATGCTGTCTTCTCAAGTGTATCCCAGCTACGGCGAGGAAATGTGTAA